In Aliiglaciecola sp. LCG003, a genomic segment contains:
- the rsgA gene encoding ribosome small subunit-dependent GTPase A, which yields MSEGLNKIGLVPFFTQQLLDSSISHNQLGRVTSVQRSKWTVVCNTGEKEVALSPTLRESAAIERPTVGDWVVLDESLVRIEKVLDRKSLFKRLGAGSSADVQPIAANIDTLFIVTSCNEEFKESRIERYLALCAEAGAMPVIVLTKTDLTDDTDIYVARARSLQAGVPVETANALDPSTLEGLRAWIDQTSTVALVGSSGVGKSSLLNALAGHSMAATSDIRQQDKKGRHTTTHRQLHLLSSGGLIIDVPGMRELRVAEVEQSLGTVFADIEVLAQQCQFADCNHEAEPGCAVLQAIEDGKIDSRRLANYQKLLRENAVATATLAEKRAKGRDFAKMVKQVKRLKDQKGSE from the coding sequence ATGAGTGAAGGGTTAAATAAAATAGGGCTTGTACCATTTTTCACTCAACAACTACTTGATTCGAGTATCTCACACAATCAACTTGGTCGGGTTACCTCTGTGCAACGCTCGAAATGGACAGTTGTCTGTAATACCGGTGAAAAGGAAGTTGCACTTTCACCCACCTTGAGAGAGTCAGCCGCAATTGAACGGCCAACCGTAGGTGATTGGGTTGTGCTGGATGAATCACTTGTGAGAATCGAAAAGGTGCTAGATAGAAAGAGTTTATTTAAACGCTTAGGCGCAGGCAGCAGTGCTGACGTCCAACCAATCGCGGCAAATATAGACACGCTGTTCATCGTCACATCCTGCAATGAAGAGTTTAAAGAGTCTCGCATAGAGCGTTACCTTGCACTGTGCGCAGAAGCCGGGGCAATGCCAGTTATTGTTCTTACCAAAACCGACCTTACCGATGATACAGATATATATGTGGCTCGTGCTCGCAGCCTTCAAGCTGGTGTGCCCGTAGAAACCGCTAACGCTCTTGACCCCTCGACTCTCGAAGGGCTCAGAGCTTGGATCGACCAGACCTCTACCGTTGCGCTGGTGGGTTCTTCAGGCGTTGGTAAGTCTTCACTGTTAAATGCCCTTGCTGGTCATTCAATGGCTGCGACCAGCGATATTCGTCAGCAAGATAAAAAGGGGCGGCATACAACCACCCATCGACAACTGCACCTGTTGTCCTCAGGTGGCTTGATAATTGACGTTCCGGGTATGCGAGAGCTTAGAGTGGCTGAAGTAGAACAATCATTAGGAACTGTGTTTGCTGACATTGAGGTATTGGCGCAGCAATGTCAGTTCGCTGATTGTAACCACGAGGCTGAGCCTGGGTGTGCAGTTTTGCAAGCCATTGAAGACGGCAAAATAGACAGCCGCAGGTTGGCAAATTACCAGAAATTGCTGCGCGAGAATGCTGTGGCAACAGCCACGCTAGCTGAGAAACGTGCCAAGGGGCGTGATTTCGCAAAAATGGTCAAGCAGGTTAAGCGGCTGAAGGATCAAAAAGGGTCGGAATGA